In the Actinomycetota bacterium genome, one interval contains:
- a CDS encoding GDSL-type esterase/lipase family protein, which yields MDIWWRRSLLFIFVSLPVLGAVGFTLLRAEPFAPRPQFEDTPAPSATAKAIPFPNSMAAIGDSITQAVNASPDAFGGAPALSWATGKSRDDVSSHYERLLARHPRIEGRSYNLSISGARMSSAPAQARRAVARRVEYVTILLGANDLCAWSRHGITSEASFVRSFRRSLEILTEGLPEARIFVASIPNVARLWDLFHDDPLVVAAWDYMGTCRAMLSSKASERDRAFVADRNLAFNEALSKVCAGFDRCRFDDYAVYDHPYTRDYVSIDFFHPSLVGQRQLAEVTWRAGYWSNT from the coding sequence TTGGACATCTGGTGGCGTCGATCTCTTCTGTTCATCTTCGTTTCGCTTCCGGTGCTGGGAGCGGTGGGGTTCACTTTGCTGCGGGCTGAGCCGTTCGCGCCGCGGCCCCAGTTCGAAGACACACCCGCTCCTTCAGCGACCGCGAAGGCGATCCCGTTCCCGAACTCAATGGCCGCCATCGGCGACTCGATCACACAAGCGGTGAACGCCAGCCCCGACGCGTTCGGCGGCGCCCCCGCCCTCTCGTGGGCGACCGGCAAGAGCCGCGACGACGTCTCCAGCCACTACGAGCGCCTGCTGGCGCGTCACCCTCGGATCGAGGGCCGCAGCTACAACCTGTCGATATCCGGCGCCCGGATGTCCAGCGCCCCCGCACAGGCGCGGCGGGCCGTCGCGCGCCGGGTGGAGTACGTCACGATCCTGCTTGGAGCCAATGACCTCTGCGCCTGGAGCCGGCACGGGATCACATCCGAGGCCTCGTTCGTGCGCAGCTTCCGCCGCTCGCTGGAGATCCTGACGGAGGGTCTGCCTGAAGCGCGGATCTTCGTCGCGAGCATCCCGAACGTGGCGCGGCTGTGGGACCTCTTCCACGACGACCCGCTCGTAGTAGCGGCGTGGGACTACATGGGCACCTGTCGGGCGATGTTGTCCTCGAAGGCCTCCGAGCGCGACCGTGCCTTCGTCGCCGATCGGAACCTCGCCTTCAACGAGGCGCTGAGCAAGGTGTGCGCTGGCTTCGACCGGTGCCGTTTCGACGACTACGCGGTCTACGACCATCCCTACACCCGCGACTACGTCAGCATCGACTTCTTCCACCCGTCGCTGGTGGGCCAGCGCCAGCTGGCCGAGGTCACCTGGCGCGCCGGCTACTGGAGCAACACCTAG
- a CDS encoding PAC2 family protein codes for MAGYELHAEIDDVVAPALIVSFEDWVDAGGAGSGAARHIAEGGQLVATFDSDAIYDYRSHRPVLDIVDGKPSRFEWPRMALTRRTVRERDLFVLTGPEPDYRWNQFAADVLELALRIGIVEHVSLGSIPAALPHTAPTPVMMTASSEELLRGAAPNEGLLRVPAAAVSLVEWTLSENGIPAAGFWAQVPHYASPYAAGSIALVRRVETHLSVTIGAGALEDEDKAQRQALEQILEGNPEASSYIERLETLVGDEPIPAAENIAAEVERFLRNQKRGDGGPTPYSP; via the coding sequence ATGGCGGGATACGAGCTCCATGCCGAGATCGACGACGTCGTGGCGCCCGCGTTGATCGTCTCCTTCGAAGACTGGGTGGACGCGGGCGGTGCCGGTTCCGGCGCGGCGCGACACATCGCCGAAGGCGGACAGCTGGTGGCGACCTTCGACTCTGACGCGATCTACGACTACCGCAGCCACCGCCCCGTCCTCGATATCGTGGACGGCAAGCCCTCTCGGTTCGAGTGGCCACGGATGGCGTTGACGCGCCGGACGGTGCGCGAGCGAGATCTCTTCGTGCTCACGGGCCCCGAGCCCGACTACCGGTGGAACCAGTTTGCGGCGGACGTGTTGGAGCTCGCGTTGCGTATCGGCATCGTCGAGCACGTGAGCCTCGGATCCATCCCGGCCGCGCTCCCGCACACGGCGCCGACGCCCGTGATGATGACGGCCTCGAGTGAGGAGCTGCTTCGAGGTGCAGCGCCGAACGAGGGACTGCTGCGCGTTCCGGCCGCCGCCGTGAGCCTCGTTGAGTGGACGCTCTCGGAGAACGGGATCCCGGCCGCCGGGTTCTGGGCGCAGGTCCCGCACTACGCATCTCCCTACGCGGCCGGCTCGATCGCCCTCGTCCGACGCGTCGAGACGCACCTATCCGTGACGATCGGGGCGGGCGCGCTCGAGGACGAGGACAAGGCCCAACGTCAGGCGCTGGAGCAGATCCTGGAGGGCAATCCCGAAGCCAGCTCGTACATCGAACGGCTGGAAACGTTGGTGGGGGACGAGCCGATCCCCGCCGCGGAGAACATCGCCGCAGAGGTCGAACGGTTCTTGCGCAACCAGAAGAGGGGCGACGGAGGCCCCACTCCCTACAGCCCGTAG
- a CDS encoding M3 family oligoendopeptidase: MTTQLDDLTWDIDTLVDNRGADGVAALLDDARERAEDLARNKGRVASFDADDLAGFMTELGEIHELIGRGASYAHLWFSTDTADPERGALLQRVQERATEISTMLLFFELEWTKLPDEAAQALLADERLDQARHHLEIMRRFRDHLLSEPEEKILSEKAITARAAWGRLFSELTSSIEVELDGEVTTVADALSRLSSHDREVRRRAGSAMTAALQEGLRTRAFIYNMLVHDKATDDRLRGYDHWLQSFNLSQEASDGAVEALVTAVRGRYDLPQRWYSLKAKLLGLDKLAYYDRAAAMTEDEALVEWDEARGIVTDCYSSFSPALGDLVRRFFDERWIDVPTRTGKVQGAFCAPTAASHHPYVLVNYTSKRRDVLTLAHELGHGVHQALGSSQGPFHHTTPLTVAETASVFGETIVFNRLLALEESPSARFALLAQKVEDSLATVFRQVAMNRFEASVHNGRRNEGELSVERLGDLWIETQSEMLGDAVELEDDYRSWWSYVPHFIHVPGYVYAYAFGFLLAVSVYRVYEEQGDSFVPRYLEMLSAGGSRSPEELARIVGCDLSDPAFWEGGLSVIERDIDRAEAAAPLPSG; the protein is encoded by the coding sequence ATGACTACTCAACTGGACGACCTCACCTGGGACATCGACACGCTCGTGGACAACAGAGGCGCCGACGGTGTCGCTGCCCTCCTGGACGACGCGCGTGAGCGGGCCGAGGACCTCGCCCGCAACAAGGGCCGCGTAGCTTCTTTCGATGCCGATGACCTTGCAGGCTTCATGACCGAGCTCGGTGAGATCCACGAGCTCATCGGCCGGGGCGCCTCGTACGCGCACCTGTGGTTCTCCACGGACACCGCAGATCCGGAACGCGGCGCGCTCCTGCAACGGGTGCAAGAGCGTGCAACGGAGATCTCGACCATGTTGCTGTTCTTCGAGTTGGAATGGACGAAGCTGCCGGACGAGGCCGCGCAGGCGTTGCTCGCCGACGAGCGGTTGGACCAAGCGCGCCATCATCTCGAGATCATGCGCCGGTTCCGCGATCACCTCTTGAGCGAGCCGGAGGAGAAGATCCTGTCGGAGAAGGCGATCACCGCGCGGGCTGCGTGGGGACGTCTCTTCAGTGAGCTCACGTCGTCTATCGAGGTCGAGCTCGACGGAGAGGTCACCACCGTTGCCGACGCCCTCAGCCGCCTGAGCTCACACGACCGGGAGGTCCGCCGGCGCGCCGGCAGCGCGATGACCGCGGCTCTTCAGGAGGGACTTCGCACCAGAGCGTTCATCTACAACATGCTGGTGCACGACAAAGCCACCGACGATCGCCTGCGCGGGTATGACCACTGGCTGCAGAGTTTCAACCTGTCTCAGGAAGCGTCGGATGGCGCGGTCGAGGCGCTGGTGACGGCCGTGCGCGGCCGCTACGACCTGCCACAACGCTGGTATTCGTTGAAGGCCAAGCTTCTGGGGCTCGACAAGCTCGCCTATTACGACCGTGCCGCTGCGATGACCGAGGACGAGGCGCTGGTCGAGTGGGATGAGGCGCGCGGGATCGTGACCGATTGCTACTCCTCGTTCTCGCCGGCGCTGGGCGACCTCGTCCGGCGGTTCTTCGACGAGCGCTGGATCGACGTCCCGACGCGCACCGGGAAGGTCCAGGGAGCGTTCTGCGCGCCGACCGCGGCTTCGCACCACCCTTACGTTCTGGTCAACTACACGAGCAAGCGTCGCGACGTGTTGACGCTGGCTCATGAGCTAGGCCACGGCGTGCATCAGGCCCTCGGCAGCTCGCAGGGCCCTTTCCATCACACGACGCCACTAACGGTGGCCGAGACCGCGTCGGTTTTCGGCGAGACCATCGTCTTCAACCGATTGCTTGCGCTAGAGGAGTCGCCGTCGGCGCGTTTCGCGCTTCTAGCCCAGAAGGTCGAGGACTCGCTGGCGACGGTGTTCCGTCAGGTCGCGATGAACCGGTTCGAGGCGAGCGTGCATAACGGACGGCGCAACGAGGGGGAGCTCTCCGTGGAGCGGCTCGGCGATCTCTGGATCGAGACCCAAAGCGAGATGCTCGGCGACGCGGTCGAGCTGGAAGATGACTATCGCTCGTGGTGGTCCTACGTCCCCCACTTCATCCACGTTCCCGGGTACGTCTACGCGTACGCCTTTGGGTTCCTGCTGGCGGTGTCGGTCTATCGCGTCTACGAGGAACAGGGTGACAGCTTCGTCCCGAGGTACCTCGAGATGCTCTCGGCCGGCGGCTCTCGGTCACCGGAGGAGCTCGCGCGCATCGTCGGCTGTGACCTCAGCGATCCGGCTTTCTGGGAGGGGGGCCTCAGCGTGATCGAACGCGACATCGACCGGGCCGAGGCGGCAGCCCCGCTGCCCTCTGGCTGA
- a CDS encoding lysyl oxidase family protein: protein MRRCLVPFLLLALALPATAAERDRFSLRRGQAVFWQGPYVEASQGSDVWSYQLDVTEPGFRLRIGLDHPQVDDVYRIDIADPEGGRISFSSGEGLYSAEHLVRDPAIGRWRIEVAARDVTDSAFRMRAKLEAVPSSLGSDDGPVLPNLQVLPPHEATFLTPLTNGASGADPTGVDLAGAESCHPEEHVEDRAVRCLRFAFGIRNTGLGPLDLFRSGSAFQDQKLVQRVQRADGTYFDRPAGVARYHKTHGHYHHHDAVALQLFAVTDRATGTLKRAGDRHFKGFAHRDELLRDWDRFYPVWTKSGFGLLAGWADIYEWDRPGNYIDFGTNGDGHYLIRMWADPVTGVLESNERDNVGYTYFKVTGDEVDLIEAGRGSDPWDPCKIVVGFGGQPDPRQRPRPNHCPPDTT, encoded by the coding sequence ATGCGCCGCTGTCTGGTCCCTTTCCTCCTTTTGGCCCTGGCGCTACCCGCAACCGCAGCCGAACGGGATCGGTTCTCGCTCCGGCGCGGCCAAGCCGTCTTCTGGCAGGGGCCGTACGTCGAGGCGTCGCAGGGTTCGGATGTGTGGAGCTACCAGCTCGACGTCACCGAACCCGGCTTCCGGTTGCGCATCGGGCTGGACCATCCGCAGGTCGACGATGTCTACCGCATCGACATCGCGGACCCGGAGGGCGGGCGCATCTCCTTCAGCTCCGGCGAGGGTCTCTACTCGGCCGAGCATCTCGTTCGTGATCCTGCGATCGGCCGCTGGCGGATCGAGGTCGCTGCCCGAGACGTCACGGACTCCGCGTTTCGCATGCGGGCGAAGCTCGAGGCCGTGCCATCGTCGCTCGGTAGCGACGATGGGCCGGTCCTTCCGAACCTGCAGGTATTGCCTCCCCACGAGGCAACGTTCCTGACGCCGCTGACCAACGGCGCGAGCGGCGCCGATCCGACTGGCGTCGACCTCGCGGGGGCCGAGTCATGTCATCCGGAAGAGCACGTCGAGGACCGGGCGGTGCGCTGTCTCCGCTTCGCGTTCGGGATCCGCAACACCGGGCTCGGCCCGCTCGATCTATTCAGGTCGGGCAGCGCGTTCCAGGATCAGAAGCTGGTACAGCGGGTGCAGCGCGCAGACGGGACCTACTTCGACCGCCCTGCGGGCGTGGCGCGCTACCACAAGACCCACGGGCACTATCACCATCACGATGCGGTCGCACTGCAGCTGTTCGCGGTGACCGATCGTGCCACGGGAACGCTGAAGCGCGCAGGGGACAGGCACTTCAAAGGCTTCGCTCATCGCGACGAGCTGCTGCGCGACTGGGATCGTTTCTACCCGGTGTGGACGAAGTCCGGCTTCGGTTTGCTGGCGGGATGGGCCGACATCTACGAGTGGGATCGGCCGGGCAACTACATCGACTTCGGGACCAACGGTGACGGTCACTACCTGATCCGGATGTGGGCCGATCCCGTCACAGGCGTTCTCGAATCGAACGAGCGCGACAACGTCGGCTACACCTACTTCAAGGTGACGGGTGACGAGGTCGACCTGATCGAGGCCGGGCGCGGGAGCGATCCGTGGGACCCGTGCAAGATCGTCGTCGGGTTCGGAGGCCAGCCCGACCCCCGTCAGCGCCCCCGCCCGAACCACTGCCCGCCCGACACCACCTAG
- a CDS encoding response regulator transcription factor codes for MAGKGAGTEAARTSRWYGGTPWSRLFRRMSRLFGDGGTRRVPVFTSGDCETCMGTDQERRSVAADSSERIVVAMIDDHPTYVHGLKTLLEAIASDIQVAAVATSAEDGIQAVVATEPDVVLLDLRMPGADGLEVARKICALCPETRVVALTASEDPGDVVDVMRSGASGYICKDIGPAKLVSAIRAVAAGEVVLAPFASKVIFEAGASSVPRLSEYQIQVLRLIASGNSYADVAAELAVSESTLKRQLGEIQKALGVDTKIQAVAYLARKGLL; via the coding sequence ATGGCCGGCAAAGGAGCCGGTACGGAAGCGGCGCGGACGTCTCGGTGGTACGGCGGCACCCCGTGGTCACGCCTGTTCCGTCGGATGTCACGCCTGTTCGGAGACGGGGGTACCCGCCGGGTACCGGTGTTCACCTCTGGCGACTGCGAGACGTGCATGGGAACGGATCAAGAGCGACGTTCGGTGGCGGCCGACTCCTCGGAGCGGATCGTCGTGGCGATGATCGACGACCACCCGACCTACGTCCACGGGCTGAAGACGTTGTTGGAGGCCATCGCGTCAGACATCCAGGTCGCGGCGGTGGCGACCTCTGCGGAGGACGGGATACAGGCCGTCGTTGCGACGGAGCCGGACGTGGTGCTCCTCGACCTTCGGATGCCGGGCGCAGACGGGCTCGAGGTAGCCAGGAAGATCTGCGCGCTGTGCCCGGAGACGCGGGTGGTCGCGTTGACGGCTTCGGAGGATCCTGGGGACGTCGTCGATGTCATGCGGTCCGGCGCGAGCGGCTACATCTGCAAGGACATCGGTCCGGCAAAGCTGGTGTCGGCGATCCGCGCGGTGGCGGCGGGTGAGGTCGTTCTCGCGCCCTTTGCGTCGAAGGTCATCTTCGAAGCCGGCGCGTCATCCGTCCCGCGGCTGTCGGAGTACCAGATCCAGGTGCTCCGGCTGATCGCCTCCGGCAACAGCTACGCGGACGTCGCCGCCGAGCTCGCGGTCAGCGAATCGACGTTGAAGCGCCAGCTGGGTGAGATCCAGAAGGCTTTGGGGGTCGACACCAAGATCCAGGCGGTCGCCTACCTCGCGCGCAAAGGTCTGTTGTGA
- a CDS encoding ferredoxin reductase family protein — translation MRAEQVVRPPAPLALIVLIVAPAVLWAQTTPWNQWCADAASALSGIGVALGLVGVAAFALNIVLGARLHTVERAFGGLEALYRAHRVNGRVAYLLILGHVILILAARFAVSPETALRLLTPAAGVVVLLGLIAFVAMTAAIAATLYARLTHETFVYVQRSFGVIFAVAAAHVFLTAGAKSSSSALTLYLATLSIVAMSAFTYRSVLGNLLVRRYDYTVTDVRQFDRSVVEITMEPVDRHLQARPGQFVFVTFYSDAFNAQFHPVSLTTAGPSATLVLRPGDARNQFHPFSLTSTHRDPYLKLVVKAVGQFTHALHKLRPGAIARVEGPYGEFSYLNIRSRRQIWIAGGIGITPFLSMARALEGDDYEVDLYWGVNDRRQAYFAEELADIESRVSGFRVLIVPEDERGFITPALIAERSGVEGADILIVGPPAMERALRQQLEEAGVPPRRIHSERFAFGPRR, via the coding sequence GTGCGCGCCGAACAGGTCGTGAGACCGCCCGCCCCCCTTGCGCTGATCGTTCTGATTGTGGCGCCGGCCGTCTTGTGGGCTCAGACGACGCCCTGGAACCAGTGGTGCGCAGATGCTGCGTCCGCGCTTAGCGGCATCGGGGTCGCGCTGGGGCTCGTCGGCGTCGCGGCGTTCGCGCTGAACATCGTCCTGGGCGCCCGGCTGCATACGGTGGAACGTGCCTTCGGAGGCCTGGAGGCTCTGTATCGCGCTCACCGCGTCAATGGACGGGTCGCTTACCTGTTGATCCTCGGCCACGTGATCCTCATCCTGGCGGCGCGCTTCGCGGTATCACCGGAGACCGCGCTCCGTCTGCTGACGCCAGCGGCGGGAGTCGTGGTTCTGCTCGGTCTCATCGCTTTTGTTGCCATGACCGCGGCGATAGCGGCCACCCTGTACGCGCGCCTCACGCACGAGACCTTCGTCTACGTGCAGCGCTCGTTCGGCGTCATCTTCGCGGTGGCGGCGGCGCACGTGTTCCTCACCGCCGGAGCCAAATCGTCGTCGTCCGCGCTGACGCTCTACCTCGCCACGCTGTCGATCGTGGCCATGAGCGCCTTCACTTACCGGTCGGTGCTCGGGAACCTCTTGGTGCGCCGCTACGACTACACCGTCACCGACGTGCGCCAGTTCGATCGGTCCGTGGTCGAGATAACGATGGAGCCGGTGGATAGGCATCTCCAGGCGCGTCCGGGCCAGTTCGTGTTCGTGACCTTCTACTCCGACGCCTTCAACGCACAGTTCCACCCTGTGAGTCTGACGACCGCCGGCCCCTCGGCGACGCTCGTGCTGCGCCCCGGCGACGCGAGGAACCAGTTCCATCCGTTCTCGCTCACCTCGACCCACCGAGATCCTTATCTCAAGCTCGTGGTCAAAGCTGTTGGCCAGTTCACGCACGCGCTGCACAAGCTCCGGCCGGGCGCGATCGCGCGGGTCGAAGGGCCCTACGGAGAGTTCTCGTACCTGAACATCAGGTCACGGCGCCAGATCTGGATCGCCGGCGGGATCGGGATAACTCCTTTCCTCAGCATGGCGCGGGCGCTAGAGGGGGACGACTACGAGGTCGATCTCTACTGGGGCGTCAACGACCGGCGGCAGGCCTACTTCGCGGAGGAGCTGGCGGATATCGAGAGCCGCGTGTCCGGCTTCCGCGTCCTCATCGTGCCCGAGGACGAGCGTGGCTTCATCACTCCCGCGTTGATCGCCGAGCGATCTGGCGTCGAGGGCGCGGACATCCTGATCGTCGGCCCTCCTGCGATGGAGCGAGCCTTGCGCCAGCAGTTGGAGGAGGCCGGCGTGCCGCCGCGGAGGATCCACTCCGAGCGTTTCGCCTTCGGCCCCCGCCGCTAG
- a CDS encoding VOC family protein, whose product MDRPSIDGVLETVLYCTSANEAQVHQFYSDTLGLRRLGPGSSAYRAGTHVLLVFNRDATSDQQDPPPHGASGPIHTCFTAPPRDYERWQTHLLERNVATFGERTWGNGVRSFYFEDPAGNLLEIADGDLWPR is encoded by the coding sequence GTGGACAGACCTTCGATCGACGGCGTGCTGGAGACGGTGCTGTACTGCACCAGCGCGAACGAAGCCCAGGTTCATCAGTTCTACTCAGACACGCTCGGGCTCAGGAGGCTCGGACCCGGCAGCTCTGCCTATAGAGCAGGAACGCACGTCTTGCTCGTTTTCAACCGCGACGCGACGTCTGATCAACAAGATCCGCCACCACACGGCGCGAGCGGGCCGATCCACACCTGCTTCACTGCACCGCCGCGCGACTACGAGCGTTGGCAGACACATCTACTGGAGCGAAACGTCGCCACGTTCGGAGAGCGGACGTGGGGGAACGGCGTGCGGTCCTTCTACTTCGAGGATCCCGCTGGGAACCTGCTGGAGATCGCGGACGGCGACCTGTGGCCGCGCTAA
- a CDS encoding cold shock domain-containing protein has protein sequence MATGTVKWFNDAKGYGFITPEDGSKDLFVHHTNILADGFKSLAEGAKVEFEARAGSKGPEATNVKALS, from the coding sequence ATGGCAACTGGAACGGTCAAGTGGTTCAACGACGCAAAGGGGTACGGCTTCATCACCCCGGAGGATGGTTCGAAGGACCTCTTCGTCCACCACACCAACATCCTCGCCGACGGCTTCAAGTCGCTCGCCGAGGGTGCCAAGGTGGAGTTCGAGGCGCGCGCAGGGTCCAAGGGCCCGGAGGCGACCAACGTGAAGGCTCTTTCCTAA
- a CDS encoding PPOX class F420-dependent oxidoreductase: protein MRSIPEPARELLESPALAHVATIDDDGKPHVTIAWVGLDGDEIVMGTLFDQRKLHNLKRDPRVTLSLETATVNEWGLREYLVIYGRATVTEGGAAELLQELAHTYLGPDVAFPAMPDPPPGFTTRIAVERITGVGPWSAR from the coding sequence GTGAGGTCGATCCCAGAGCCGGCCCGGGAGTTGTTGGAGTCACCCGCTCTCGCTCACGTCGCCACGATCGACGACGACGGGAAGCCACACGTGACGATCGCGTGGGTCGGGCTTGACGGCGACGAGATCGTCATGGGGACGCTGTTCGATCAACGCAAGCTCCACAACCTGAAGCGCGACCCGCGCGTGACGCTGTCCTTGGAAACCGCAACGGTGAACGAGTGGGGGCTGCGGGAGTACCTCGTGATCTACGGACGGGCGACGGTCACAGAGGGAGGAGCAGCCGAGCTCCTCCAAGAGCTGGCACATACGTACCTGGGCCCGGACGTGGCGTTCCCGGCGATGCCAGATCCGCCACCGGGCTTCACCACCCGGATAGCGGTCGAGCGGATCACCGGCGTCGGTCCCTGGAGCGCCCGCTAG
- a CDS encoding VWA domain-containing protein, which yields MRFAAPGFLWSLALLPVFTVLYLRLRRRGARFPVTFTNLDLLASVVPQRRWPGLISPLLFLLAIVSLVVGLARPQALVTLPREEATVVLVLDRSASMLSSDVFPNRIEAAKSAAQDFVQNLPPRFQIGVVTFSDVVDVLAQPTVDRVAVQEAIGSLEATGSTALGDGVMQALRLDPKQRWRHRDQPATEDPGPPLEAIVLLSDGKQTAGKADPLEAAARAKELGISVFAIALGPTDSTETVGDPRNAPDIPTLQKMAERTEGRLFTAPTSKELNEIYRGIGSRLGFVEEHQELTFSFAGAGAILALLAIAAGARRSWRFP from the coding sequence GTGAGGTTCGCGGCCCCGGGATTCCTGTGGTCACTGGCGCTCCTGCCGGTGTTCACCGTGCTCTACTTGCGCCTTCGTCGACGAGGTGCTCGGTTCCCCGTCACTTTTACGAATCTCGACCTGCTCGCCAGCGTGGTTCCTCAGAGGAGATGGCCGGGCCTCATCTCGCCGCTGCTTTTCCTCCTCGCGATCGTGAGCCTGGTGGTCGGATTGGCGCGCCCACAGGCGCTCGTCACGCTGCCGCGCGAGGAGGCGACGGTGGTCCTGGTGCTGGACCGTTCGGCCTCGATGCTTTCGAGCGACGTGTTCCCCAACCGGATCGAAGCGGCCAAGAGCGCCGCTCAGGACTTTGTCCAGAACCTGCCTCCGCGCTTCCAGATAGGGGTAGTGACGTTCAGCGATGTCGTAGATGTGCTGGCGCAGCCAACCGTGGACCGCGTGGCGGTGCAAGAGGCGATCGGGTCGCTCGAGGCAACCGGATCCACGGCTCTCGGTGACGGCGTGATGCAGGCGCTGCGGCTCGATCCGAAACAACGCTGGCGTCACCGAGATCAGCCGGCGACGGAGGACCCGGGGCCACCGCTCGAAGCGATCGTGCTGCTTTCTGACGGAAAGCAAACGGCGGGGAAGGCCGACCCGCTGGAGGCTGCGGCACGGGCGAAAGAGCTTGGGATCAGCGTCTTCGCGATCGCGCTCGGCCCCACGGACTCGACGGAAACGGTCGGGGATCCCCGCAACGCGCCGGACATTCCCACCTTGCAGAAGATGGCCGAGCGCACCGAGGGCCGTCTGTTCACTGCGCCGACGAGCAAGGAGCTGAACGAGATCTACCGCGGGATCGGGTCGCGTTTGGGCTTCGTCGAAGAGCACCAGGAGCTGACCTTCTCGTTCGCGGGTGCGGGAGCCATCCTCGCTCTGCTCGCGATCGCGGCCGGGGCCCGCCGCTCATGGCGCTTTCCGTGA
- a CDS encoding DUF58 domain-containing protein — protein MPRLFPELAPERAPDRPGPGAMPEPVLRALDMQIGRRIDGLLPGEFRAMRMGRGIELAQIRPYEPGTDDIRDIDWNVTARMSMPHVRVDVAERVLTTWIVLDVSPSMNFGSADRRKADVAEGVVLALAHLATRRGNRVGLITHGEARPRILRPTQGRAGMLRVLTALRRDPVVDAAPVSLAATLRQARAIFRSRAAVFIVSDLMGPKDWRAALLSLSDRHEVVAVEIRDPREQQLTNVGEIWMRDPETGRELLVDTRSRQLQERFAQAARTDRQQVAALLRANRSGHVTLWTSGDWLRKFATFLSRRRRVAA, from the coding sequence GTGCCACGACTCTTCCCAGAGCTCGCGCCGGAGCGCGCGCCGGATCGCCCCGGCCCGGGTGCCATGCCGGAGCCGGTCCTGCGGGCGCTGGATATGCAGATCGGGCGCCGCATCGACGGTTTGTTGCCGGGTGAGTTCCGGGCGATGCGCATGGGGCGAGGGATAGAGCTCGCTCAGATCCGTCCGTACGAACCAGGCACGGACGACATCCGGGACATCGATTGGAACGTCACCGCCCGGATGTCCATGCCGCACGTGCGCGTGGATGTGGCGGAGCGCGTGTTGACGACGTGGATCGTGCTGGACGTCTCGCCGTCGATGAACTTCGGAAGCGCGGATCGACGCAAGGCCGACGTCGCAGAAGGCGTTGTTCTAGCGCTGGCCCATCTCGCGACACGGCGCGGCAACCGGGTTGGCCTGATCACGCACGGCGAGGCACGCCCGCGCATCTTGCGGCCGACGCAAGGGCGCGCGGGGATGTTGCGCGTTCTCACAGCACTTCGTCGCGATCCCGTCGTCGACGCGGCTCCGGTGTCGCTGGCGGCGACGCTTAGGCAGGCTCGGGCGATCTTCAGGTCCCGCGCCGCGGTGTTCATCGTTTCGGACCTGATGGGGCCAAAGGACTGGCGTGCCGCGTTGTTGAGCCTCAGCGATCGTCACGAGGTTGTTGCCGTCGAGATCCGCGATCCCCGGGAGCAGCAACTCACGAATGTCGGCGAGATCTGGATGCGTGACCCGGAGACAGGACGCGAGTTGCTGGTGGATACGCGCTCGAGACAACTGCAGGAGCGATTCGCGCAAGCCGCTCGCACGGACCGGCAACAGGTAGCGGCGCTGCTAAGAGCGAACCGGAGCGGACACGTCACGTTGTGGACCTCCGGAGACTGGCTCAGGAAGTTCGCGACGTTTCTCTCGCGCCGGCGACGGGTGGCTGCGTGA